The genome window TTCGACAGCATGGCGTTGTCGTGGATGGCGCCGTAGATACCCGACAGGTCGTCCGGAACGGTGGTCAGGTAGCAGCTCGACAGCTGTGGACGCAGGGTGCCGGCGTTGAACAGGGTCGGGGTCGACGCCATGTAGTCGAAGGACGACAACAGGTTGTAGAACTCGATCGCACGGTCTTCGCGCTGCTTCTCTTCGATTGCCAGGCCCATGGCCACGCGCATGAAGAAGATCTGCGGCAGTTCGAAACGGATACCGTCCTTGTGGATGAAGTAACGGTCGTACAGGGTTTGCAGGCCCAGGTAGGTGAACTGCTGGTCACGCTCGTGGTTGATCGCCTTGCCGAGTTTTTCCAGGTCGAATTCGGCCAGGACCGGGTTCAGCAATTCGAACTCGATACCCTTGGCGACATAAGCGGGCAGCGCCTTGGCGTACAGGTCGACCATTTCGTGGTGGGTCGCGCTCTCGGCGACTTCCAGGAAGCTCAGGCCTTCGGCACGCAGGGTGTCCATCAGCAGGCGGGCGGTCACGAAGGAGTAGTTCGGCTCGCGTTCCACCAGGGTCCGTGCGGTCATCACCAGCGCGGTGTTGACGTCCTTGAGGGCGACGCCGTCATAGAGGTTCTTCAGGGTTTCGCGCTGGATCAGGTCGCCATCGACTTCTTCCAGGCCTTCGCAGGCCTCGGTGACGATGGTGTTCAGGCGGCCCATGTCCAGCGGCGCCAGGCTGCCGTCGGCGCGTGCGATGCGGATCGAAGGGTGGGCCTGGACCGGTGCGTCGGCCGGGGAGCGGGTAGCACGTTCCTTGGCGCGGGAGTCACGGTAGATCACGTAGTCGCGGGCCACTTTCTGCTCGCCGGCACGCATCAGGGCCAGTTCGACCTGGTCCTGGATTTCTTCGATGTGGATGGTGCCGCCCGAAGGCATGCGACGCTTGAAGGTCGCGGTGACCTGTTCGGTCAGGCGGGCCACGGTGTCGTGGATTCGCGACGAAGCGGCAGCGGTGCCGCCTTCAACTGCGAGAAACGCTTTGGTGATGGCGACGGTGATCTTGTCATCGGTGTAAGGAACGACAGTGCCGTTACGCTTGATCACACGCAGTTGGCCCGGCGCGGTGGCGGACAGATCCGGGCTCGAATCGGCGGCCAGCGGCGCGGTGCCCTGCGGGTTCTCGCGAGTTGTGTCGGTGTGCATGGGTGTCTCCACGTTCTCTATGTTTGTTTGGGCACCATCACGGTGCCCACCGTTCCGTCCTGAAGCACTACAACCGACTGGCGCCGGGCATAACAACTTCGGGACAGTAGGAAGCAGGCGTTTAATGCCGCTTCCATCCGAAGTTCTCAGGTTGCGAGCGAGGCTCGAAACCGGGTTGTCGGGGTGGCAGCAATTGACTGCAACACCCGTACCGTTTCGGTCGTTTTCGACCTTGAAACAGCTGCCATCCGCAGGGGCGGTCTGGGCTTGGGGAAATGCGATGTTTCAGTTGGACAGAAGCAAGAAAAGCGCTTGAATTCTCTGCCCGACTTGTGTTTGGTTTTTGGCCTGAAACCCTACATGTAGGGTTTTTTACGCGGCGGGCTACAAGATAATGCGTTTTTGGGGGGTATGCAACGTACTACCTGTGGATAAGCCTGTGCGTAATTTGTGTGCGAAACGTGGAACTGCTCTGTAGGCCGCGACCTAGCTGGAGTGGACCTTTTTTCACCGGTTTCGACGATCCGAAAACAGCCTGAAGATTTTTGCGGGCGCGGACGTTACCACATAAAACCTGCTTCGACCGAACGCATTTGTCCGCTTGTTTTCTGTGCAGGCGGCGTTTATACAATCGGCCTGTGCGTGGGTGTGTTTATCCTCCTTTAACATGACAAAAAGACGGGGGAGGCGCAGGACCCAACCTGTGGGAGCGAGCTTGCTCGCGATAGGGTCGGAGCAGCAGCATGGAGGCTGACAGACACACCGCCTTCGCGAGCAAGCTCGCTCCCACAGGGTTCGTGCCTTGTCAGTGAGATTGGCGACACGCCTCTCCTTATTTAGCTAATCAGCCAAAAGGTCCCCCAGTGGAACAAGAAGCCTGGCAGGTATTGATCGTCGAGGATGACCAGCGTCTGGCCGAGCTGACCCGGGAATACCTCGAAAGCAACGGGTTGCGTGTCGCCATCGAAGGCGACGGTGCGGTGGCGGCGGCGCGGATCATTGCCGAGCAGCCGGACTTGGTGGTCCTCGACCTGATGCTGCCCGGCGAAGACGGCCTGAGCATCTGCCGCAAGGTGCGCGAGCACTATGACGGGCCGATCCTGATGCTCACCGCCCGCACCGACGACACCGATCAGATCCAGGGCCTGGACCTGGGCGCCGATGATTACGTCTGCAAGCCGGTTCGCCCGCGTCTGCTATTGGCGCGGATCCAGGCCCTGCTGCGACGCAGCGAGCCGGAGCCGAGCGTGGCGCAGAAGCAGCGGCGCCTGCAATTCGGCCCGCTGGTGGTCGACGACGCCCTGCGCGAAGCCTGGTTGCAGGGCAACGGTATCGAGCTGACCAGCGCCGAATTCGACCTGCTGTGGCTGCTGGTATCCAATGCCGGGCGCATCTTGTCCCGGGAAGAAATCTTCACCGCCCTGCGCGGCATCGGCTATGACGGCCAGGACCGCTCCATCGATGTGCGTATTTCGCGCATCCGGCCCAAGATCGGCGACGACCCGGACCATCCCCGGCTGATCAAGACCATCCGCAGCAAAGGCTACCTGTTCGTTCCCGAAGCTTGCGCAGACTTGGCACCGTGAATTCGATCTTCCTGCGTATTTATGGCGGCATGTGCGCGGCGCTGGTGCTGGTGGCGGTCCTCGGCGTACTGGCCCTGCACCTGCTCAACCAGACTCGCGGCGAGCAATACCGCGAGCGCCTGGCCCACGGTACGTTTTCGTTGATGGCCGACAACCTGCGGCCAATGGACGACACCGAGCGCCGTCGGGCATTGGCCGTGTGGGAGCGTCTGCTGGGCATTCCCCTGGCCTTGCAGACGTTCTCCCAGACCGACCTGGACCTCGGCCAGCGCACTCGCGTGTTGCGCGGCCAGGCGTTGGTCGAGCAGACCGGGCCCCATGCGGCAAAAGTCTATCGGCTGGTCAATGACACCGAGCAATTGATGTTGGTCGGGGAAGTCCAGCAGATCAGCGAGCAACTGGCCCGCGCGACCATTTACCTGTTGGCCGACGAACTGGTGCGTTACCCCGTGGCCGAGCAACCCAAGCGGCTGGCGCA of Pseudomonas fluorescens contains these proteins:
- a CDS encoding response regulator transcription factor, giving the protein MEQEAWQVLIVEDDQRLAELTREYLESNGLRVAIEGDGAVAAARIIAEQPDLVVLDLMLPGEDGLSICRKVREHYDGPILMLTARTDDTDQIQGLDLGADDYVCKPVRPRLLLARIQALLRRSEPEPSVAQKQRRLQFGPLVVDDALREAWLQGNGIELTSAEFDLLWLLVSNAGRILSREEIFTALRGIGYDGQDRSIDVRISRIRPKIGDDPDHPRLIKTIRSKGYLFVPEACADLAP